The DNA segment GGCCGGCGCGGGCGCCGGGAACGCGACCGCCGGGCTGCTCGCGAACGGCGCCGAACGGGTGTACGCCGTGACGACCGACCGGGAGCACGCGCGGACGACGCGCCGACGCGTCGGGGACGGCGGGGACGGCGGAGGCGACACCGACGGCGACGGGAACGGCGACAGCGACGGCGACAACGGGGCCGTCGGCGACCGACTGGCGGTGCTGGAAGCCGACCTTCGGTCCGTCCCGCTCGCCGACTACTCCGTCGACCTGATCACCGCCCACGGGCTCTGTAACGTCCTCGAACCCGCGACGCTGTCGGCGATCGCCGAGGAGTTCGCGCGGGTCGCCGCTCCCGGTGCGCACCTCGTCGTCGACGACTACGACCCGCTGCCCGACGGCGCCGCCGTCCGCGGGCTGTTCGCCGTCGAGAACGCCGCGTCGGAGCTTTCACTCGGTCGCCCGGCGCTCACCTTCTACCCGGCGGCGTTCCTGCGGCGGTTCTTCGCGGGGCACGGCTGGGAGTTCGAGCGGGAGCGGACGCTTCTGGAGCCGGTGCCCTGGACCGAGAGCCACGTCTCCGCACACGCCGACCGGGCGGTCTCGATGGCCGCGGAGGGTCCCGAGGAGACGGGCGACGCGCTGGCGGCGGAGGCCCGGCGCCTCGCGAGCGAGATCGGATCGGAATCGACGGGTCGGATGTACGGCCTCGCGTTCCGGCTTCCGGACTGAACACGTCGCAAGTAGCGGCGCTATTGAAACCCTCAACAGCTGACGCATTTTGAGCCCTCGTGGTCAGTACAGAGGACTTACAGACCAGAGTCGGTCTATCTATATCCTATTTCTGTCAGAAACGCCCTGCGAGATATAGAGGTTCCATGCAGCACGGTGACCGTGTTCATTCCGTCTCTGATCTACCGGATCGCCTGTGCTACTCGAAGTGCGTACTGCCCAGTCGATTGCTGTGAACTACCTCACTCACTTGCCGCTAGCGCGGCTCGCTCTCAAAAAGACGTACGAGTCGTCAGAGTGGCTGCCCCGGTGCAGGGTACTCTAAGTGAAGGGCACCGAAGACGACGTACGGTTCTCGTGCGGTTTTGATGTCGCCGAAGTCATGGATCGATGTCCCAGACACTTTCCGGCCAAGATCGACGCCATCGAGTGTCGCAGACGCGTCGCTGACGGTACGCAGGTGGTCGGCTTCGCCCCAGTAGCGGGTTCCCGTTTCGGTTCTCCCACGCAATGCTAGACCGTTAGCTCCCATGAGGCGGTCCAGCGTGAAACTGCTGACCGCGGCCCCCATCGCCGACCGCTGGATGGTTCCGGGAACGCCGCCAGCCAGCCCTTCCATGAGCCGCGTACTGATCGGGCGAGCGAGGACGGCGCTGAGTTCGAGAGTCGTCCCGTCGTCGGCCTCTAGCTGAACTTCGATACGATCGAGATCGGCGACACGCCAGTTGATAGACGCGCCCACGATGTAGTCGAAGTCGTGATAGGCTTTGACGTACTCGCCCGCAGTCGTCGGATCTACGTACATCGTCACGTCACCCGCCGGTGATTCAATCCAAATTTCCGAGTACGCACCCACCGGTGTCGGCGTCTCGTCGAATTTTAATAACCAGACTGTGTGGCCGCTCTCGAAAGCGATTCCCGGGGAAACGAACCCCTCGAACGGTCGAAGTGAGGGTCGTTCCTGTTCTTTGGGGGCCGTGTTCCGCGATCTCGTCGTTTGTGAACTCATTCTTATACTAAGCTTTCTGAGGGCATAACCGTATCGCCGGCTTACAGTTTTTGATCTTTATGAAACTCCCGAGACAAACCATGATCAAGTGTCGTCTCTCGGTATGTAGCCTCCCTGTATAAACCGATCTGAACAGTCGATCCTGCTCGGGGGCTCTGTGCAAGATACGCGCGATACATCTTGCACGGCTATCA comes from the Halorubrum depositum genome and includes:
- a CDS encoding class I SAM-dependent methyltransferase, translated to MDVPKTVATALGDRPVAGKRCLEAGAGAGNATAGLLANGAERVYAVTTDREHARTTRRRVGDGGDGGGDTDGDGNGDSDGDNGAVGDRLAVLEADLRSVPLADYSVDLITAHGLCNVLEPATLSAIAEEFARVAAPGAHLVVDDYDPLPDGAAVRGLFAVENAASELSLGRPALTFYPAAFLRRFFAGHGWEFERERTLLEPVPWTESHVSAHADRAVSMAAEGPEETGDALAAEARRLASEIGSESTGRMYGLAFRLPD